One stretch of Armigeres subalbatus isolate Guangzhou_Male chromosome 2, GZ_Asu_2, whole genome shotgun sequence DNA includes these proteins:
- the LOC134213766 gene encoding glutathione S-transferase D7-like, with translation MAPLVLYHFPMSPPSRSALLVARNLELDVEVKILNLMQGEHLQEEFVKINPQHTVPTLVDDDYVLWESKAIATYLVEQHKPDSTLYPADPKLRGIINQRLYFDSTVLFSRAYNAFAPLMRQGETSIPQDKKDAVKGALVTLDGYLDGQEWVAGENTTVADLCLLATVSSLEKLGVDLTELSNVTAWLNRCKSLPGYEENEEGANIFGNALKSKLQEPY, from the exons ATGGCTCCTCTTGTGCTGTACCATTTTCCCATGTCTCCACCATCTAGATCGGCTTTATTGGTAGCTCGCAACCTCGAGTTGGACGTTGAG GTCAAAATTTTGAATCTGATGCAAGGCGAGCACTTGCAGGAAGAGTTCGTGAAGATCAACCCTCAGCACACGGTTCCAACACTCGTCGACGATGATTACGTTCTGTGGGAATCGAAAGCAATTGCAACCTACCTGGTTGAGCAGCACAAGCCAGACAGTACATTGTACCCTGCGGATCCGAAGCTACGAGGTATCATCAACCAGCGACTGTATTTTGATTCGACGGTCCTGTTTTCCCGTGCCTATAATGCATTCGCCCCTCTGATGCGCCAGGGTGAAACAAGTATTCCCCAGGATAAGAAGGACGCCGTCAAGGGCGCTCTTGTTACGTTGGATGGTTATCTCGACGGTCAAGAATGGGTCGCCGGTGAAAACACCACCGTAGCTGACTTGTGTTTACTGGCCACTGTGTCATCTCTGGAG AAACTTGGTGTCGACCTGACTGAGCTATCGAATGTAACTGCCTGGTTGAACCGTTGCAAATCTCTGCCAGGATACGAAGAGAACGAAGAGGGTGCAAATATCTTCGGAAACGCTTTGAAGTCCAAGCTGCAGGAACCTTACTAA